The Aeromicrobium sp. Leaf245 genome includes a region encoding these proteins:
- the lexA gene encoding transcriptional repressor LexA, translated as MSDDSTLDPSADAPRRGRPKGSRNSVRELPDGPVDEMTGLTGRQQKILHFMRDQIEQRGYPPSMREIGGAVGLASTSSVAHQLRVLERLGYVKRDPNRPRAIEIFLPEVVKARRTLSSADDSEVDETGFGDQRPEATYVPMLGRIAAGGPILAEEQVEEIFPLPRSLVGDGTLFLLEVRGDSMVDAAICDGDYVVVRQQPVAENGEIVAAMLDGEATVKTFQRKDGQIWLLPHNDDYSPIDGNHATILGKVTTVLRRL; from the coding sequence ATGAGCGACGACAGCACCCTCGACCCCTCCGCCGACGCGCCGCGTCGGGGCCGCCCGAAGGGTTCACGCAACTCCGTGCGTGAGCTGCCCGACGGTCCCGTCGACGAGATGACCGGCCTCACCGGCCGGCAGCAGAAGATCCTGCACTTCATGCGCGACCAGATCGAGCAGCGCGGCTACCCGCCCAGCATGCGCGAGATCGGTGGCGCCGTCGGCCTGGCCAGCACCTCCTCGGTCGCCCACCAGCTGCGGGTCCTCGAGCGCCTCGGCTACGTCAAGCGCGACCCGAATCGCCCGCGCGCGATCGAGATCTTCCTGCCCGAGGTGGTCAAGGCGCGGCGCACGCTCAGCTCGGCCGACGACTCCGAGGTCGACGAGACCGGCTTCGGCGACCAGCGCCCCGAGGCCACCTACGTGCCCATGCTCGGTCGCATCGCCGCGGGCGGTCCGATCCTGGCCGAGGAGCAGGTCGAGGAGATCTTCCCGCTCCCCCGCTCCCTCGTCGGCGACGGCACGCTGTTCCTGCTCGAGGTGCGCGGCGACTCCATGGTCGACGCGGCGATCTGCGACGGCGACTACGTGGTCGTCCGCCAGCAGCCGGTCGCCGAGAACGGCGAGATCGTCGCCGCCATGCTCGACGGCGAGGCCACGGTCAAGACGTTCCAGCGCAAGGACGGCCAGATCTGGCTGCTGCCGCACAACGACGACTACTCCCCCATCGACGGCAACCACGCCACGATCCTGGGCAAGGTCACGACGGTGCTGCGCCGCCTCTGA
- a CDS encoding carboxypeptidase-like regulatory domain-containing protein — protein sequence MIVSSTLVVAVPSTAQAATGLEVRSNVVAVERPDSTGHHPLYLYAVCKGSKTCSGTATLVQGGLVKTTSYSIKGGKSGYLKAYWNKAAAQPTELGKIDAFKRTFTWTPKGASKKSKSIWLEPRIYSRRIQGQVRGPASSRIKDLQVSKWVVSGLRSSRVSTAPVGSDGRFDIGSSALGRNNSPGAAYRLSVSAVVDGTEREWFWLGSTTGSGFADGGGGWIRDAAVVRVQKAGDFQADFAYGTVSGRLTGTGSAGADVRVLTPPPSYPSRSSDRRGLDVPYCANEFGRVRTDDAGRYSVTFVPRPDAVRYRYMVDFEPAGALRGAVIISDGNVVDSCQAAIKYTRDMSDLLGFPSGSETLPVGDVSTSADQRSLTINGNTLKGGSVHDRWTTLREYSVGRKILESPIVAEGYANSSGNKTFAARPGKYWVEVGRRTSCSAWYPSIYSNNYLYHKGGERGSERWKTVGGSVPEYSTSYRYGYVKRNPPKGYKGWMYRDVCKAVGAGKYVLITVGAGDRTVDVTNPRGGTISGRVTRVGGKSNKEMLVTAYSTDGKKVLRSAYSSRSGGFVIRGLASGSYKIVVNADSWRGISRSFSGKKSVKAKAGKNVSAGTLRFKG from the coding sequence TTGATCGTCAGTTCCACCCTCGTCGTGGCGGTGCCGTCGACGGCCCAGGCCGCCACCGGTCTGGAGGTCCGCTCCAACGTCGTGGCCGTGGAGCGCCCTGACTCGACGGGTCACCACCCCCTCTACCTCTACGCGGTCTGCAAGGGTTCCAAGACCTGCTCGGGCACGGCCACGCTGGTGCAGGGCGGTCTGGTCAAGACCACGTCCTACTCGATCAAGGGCGGCAAGAGCGGCTACCTGAAGGCCTACTGGAACAAGGCGGCGGCCCAGCCGACCGAGCTCGGCAAGATCGACGCGTTCAAGCGGACCTTCACCTGGACCCCCAAGGGTGCGTCCAAGAAGAGCAAGTCGATCTGGCTCGAGCCGCGCATCTACAGCCGTCGGATCCAGGGCCAGGTTCGCGGTCCCGCGTCGTCGCGCATCAAGGACCTGCAGGTCTCCAAGTGGGTCGTCAGCGGCCTGCGCAGCAGCCGGGTCAGCACGGCGCCCGTCGGCTCCGACGGGCGCTTCGACATCGGCTCCTCCGCCCTCGGCCGCAACAACAGTCCCGGTGCGGCCTACCGCCTGAGCGTCTCGGCCGTGGTCGACGGCACCGAGCGCGAGTGGTTCTGGCTGGGGAGCACCACGGGGTCCGGCTTTGCCGACGGCGGTGGCGGCTGGATCCGCGACGCCGCCGTCGTGCGCGTGCAGAAGGCCGGCGACTTCCAGGCGGACTTCGCCTACGGCACGGTCAGCGGGCGCCTCACGGGCACCGGCTCGGCGGGTGCGGACGTCCGCGTGCTCACCCCGCCGCCGTCCTACCCGAGCCGTTCGTCGGACCGGCGCGGTCTCGACGTGCCCTACTGCGCCAACGAGTTCGGGCGCGTGCGCACCGACGACGCCGGCCGCTACTCGGTCACGTTCGTCCCGCGCCCCGACGCGGTGCGGTACCGCTACATGGTCGACTTCGAGCCGGCCGGCGCACTGCGCGGCGCCGTGATCATCTCTGACGGCAACGTCGTCGACAGCTGCCAGGCCGCCATCAAGTACACGCGGGACATGTCCGACCTGCTCGGCTTCCCCTCGGGATCCGAGACGCTCCCGGTGGGCGACGTGAGCACGTCGGCGGACCAGCGCAGCCTCACGATCAACGGCAACACGCTGAAGGGTGGCTCGGTCCACGACCGCTGGACCACGCTGCGCGAGTACTCCGTGGGCCGCAAGATCCTTGAGTCGCCGATCGTGGCCGAGGGCTACGCCAACAGCAGCGGCAACAAGACGTTCGCCGCGCGCCCCGGCAAGTACTGGGTGGAGGTGGGTCGCCGGACCAGCTGCTCGGCCTGGTATCCCAGCATCTACTCCAACAACTACCTGTACCACAAGGGTGGCGAGCGAGGCAGTGAGCGCTGGAAGACCGTGGGTGGCAGCGTGCCGGAGTACTCCACGTCCTACCGCTACGGCTACGTGAAGCGGAACCCCCCGAAGGGCTACAAGGGCTGGATGTACCGCGACGTGTGCAAGGCCGTGGGCGCGGGCAAGTACGTGCTGATCACGGTGGGTGCGGGCGACCGGACGGTCGACGTCACGAACCCCCGCGGCGGCACCATCTCCGGGCGGGTCACCCGTGTGGGCGGCAAGTCCAACAAGGAGATGCTCGTGACCGCGTACTCCACCGACGGCAAGAAGGTGCTGCGCTCGGCCTACAGCAGCCGCAGCGGTGGCTTCGTGATCCGCGGCCTGGCGAGCGGCTCCTACAAGATCGTCGTGAACGCGGACTCCTGGCGCGGCATCAGCCGCTCGTTCTCCGGCAAGAAGTCGGTGAAGGCCAAGGCGGGCAAGAACGTCTCGGCCGGCACGCTGCGCTTCAAGGGCTGA
- a CDS encoding LysM domain-containing protein: MSTITVYETSRFAPSFSRGIAAAPRSTTEPAAVRLTRRGRLVLLLAVIAALAVTVVALGSSTVATSDAGAVPATTVVTVQEGQTLWQIAADANPEGDVRDTVDDIMRMNSLPSAGALQLGSDLAVPVYE; encoded by the coding sequence ATGAGCACCATCACCGTCTACGAGACCAGCCGCTTCGCCCCGTCGTTCTCCCGTGGGATCGCCGCGGCTCCGCGCAGCACCACCGAGCCGGCTGCGGTCCGGCTGACCCGTCGGGGCCGCCTCGTGCTCCTGCTCGCCGTGATCGCGGCGCTGGCGGTCACGGTCGTCGCTCTCGGCTCCTCCACCGTCGCCACCTCAGACGCGGGCGCGGTTCCCGCCACCACGGTCGTCACCGTGCAGGAGGGGCAGACGCTCTGGCAGATCGCCGCCGACGCCAACCCCGAGGGCGACGTGCGCGACACGGTCGACGACATCATGCGCATGAACTCGCTGCCGAGCGCCGGTGCGCTGCAGCTCGGCTCCGACCTCGCGGTGCCCGTCTACGAGTGA
- a CDS encoding ATP-dependent DNA helicase gives MPDSPSAEPSVREVLHAAVGALGGTERPGQVAMAEAVAESLGSGRHLLVQAGTGTGKSLGYLVPSLLHQDRVVVSTATLGLQHQLVQRDLPALVAGAREAMGTTPSYAVVKGRANYACLHRVREGVPDEQGALVDLPEGSLGAEVLALREWAEDLAGKPGSGDGAHGDRESAPSHTDRAWRQVSVNHRECVGATRCPHAAECFAELARESAQHADVVVTNHALLAIDAIDGVPMLPEYDAVVVDEAHELAARVTQAATSDLDPAGIERAARRARPHTDGETDDLNEAADALAAALARVDVGRIDALDDELAEALARVRDMARACLSAFPREKSDGEADASRQQAKAGLEEVRLVADRMASLRETEVLWLSDTRGPVLHVAPVDVSASLRDKLFEEKTVVLTSATLTVGGGFDPVAAAVGLRPGDTEVWTGLDVGSPFDYRRQGILYVAKHLPPPGRDGITDAQLDEIAALLESAGGRTLGLFSSRRAAEAAAEGVRTRLPDHEILCQGDAQLSELTRRFAEEERTSLFGTLSLWQGIDLPGDTCRLVIIDRVPFPRPDDPLMSARQRLVEKRGGNGFMTVAASHAALLLAQGSGRLIRRTTDRGVVAVLDPRLVTARYGSFLAASLPPLWRTTDRDAVLGALRRLDD, from the coding sequence ATGCCCGACAGCCCCTCCGCCGAGCCCAGCGTCCGCGAGGTCCTGCACGCCGCGGTCGGCGCCCTCGGCGGCACGGAACGCCCAGGTCAGGTGGCCATGGCGGAGGCCGTCGCCGAGTCCCTCGGCTCGGGTCGACACCTGCTGGTCCAGGCCGGGACGGGCACCGGCAAGTCGCTCGGCTACCTCGTGCCCAGCCTGCTCCACCAGGACCGCGTGGTGGTCTCCACCGCGACGCTCGGACTGCAGCACCAGCTCGTCCAACGTGACCTCCCGGCCCTGGTCGCGGGTGCACGCGAGGCCATGGGCACCACGCCGTCGTACGCCGTCGTGAAGGGTCGCGCCAACTACGCCTGCCTGCACCGCGTGCGCGAGGGCGTGCCCGACGAGCAGGGTGCTCTCGTCGACCTGCCCGAGGGAAGCCTCGGCGCAGAGGTGCTGGCGCTGCGCGAGTGGGCCGAGGACCTTGCGGGCAAGCCGGGAAGCGGCGACGGTGCGCACGGCGACCGTGAGTCCGCGCCGTCGCACACCGATCGCGCCTGGCGGCAGGTCAGTGTCAACCACCGCGAGTGCGTGGGTGCCACGCGCTGCCCGCACGCCGCGGAGTGCTTCGCGGAGCTGGCCCGCGAGTCCGCCCAGCACGCCGACGTCGTCGTCACCAACCACGCGCTCCTGGCCATCGACGCGATCGACGGCGTGCCGATGCTCCCCGAGTACGACGCCGTGGTGGTCGACGAGGCGCACGAGCTCGCCGCCCGCGTCACGCAGGCCGCCACGTCCGACCTCGACCCGGCGGGCATCGAGCGCGCCGCCCGGCGCGCCCGCCCCCACACCGACGGGGAGACCGACGACCTCAACGAGGCTGCCGACGCCCTGGCGGCCGCCCTGGCCCGCGTCGACGTCGGACGCATCGACGCGCTCGACGACGAGCTGGCCGAGGCGCTCGCGCGGGTCCGTGACATGGCCCGCGCCTGCCTGTCCGCCTTCCCGCGAGAGAAGTCCGACGGCGAGGCCGACGCCTCCCGCCAGCAGGCGAAGGCCGGGCTCGAGGAGGTGCGTCTCGTCGCCGACCGCATGGCGAGCCTGCGCGAGACGGAGGTGCTGTGGCTCTCCGACACCCGCGGTCCGGTGCTTCACGTCGCTCCGGTCGACGTCTCGGCCAGCCTGCGCGACAAGCTCTTCGAGGAGAAGACGGTGGTGCTCACGAGCGCCACGCTCACCGTCGGCGGTGGGTTCGACCCCGTCGCCGCGGCCGTCGGGCTCCGCCCGGGGGACACCGAGGTGTGGACCGGTCTCGACGTCGGCTCACCGTTCGACTACCGCCGCCAGGGCATCCTCTACGTCGCCAAGCACCTGCCGCCGCCGGGTCGCGACGGCATCACCGACGCCCAGCTCGACGAGATCGCGGCCCTGCTGGAGTCCGCAGGCGGACGGACACTGGGGCTGTTCTCGTCGCGACGTGCGGCCGAGGCCGCAGCCGAGGGAGTGCGCACGCGCCTACCCGACCACGAGATCCTCTGCCAGGGCGACGCGCAGCTGTCCGAGCTGACGCGGCGCTTCGCCGAGGAGGAGCGCACCAGCCTGTTCGGCACGCTCAGCCTGTGGCAGGGCATCGACCTGCCGGGCGACACCTGCCGGCTCGTGATCATCGACCGGGTCCCGTTCCCGCGGCCCGACGACCCGCTCATGAGCGCCCGTCAGCGCCTGGTCGAGAAGCGCGGCGGCAACGGGTTCATGACCGTGGCGGCCAGCCATGCCGCACTGCTGCTGGCACAGGGGTCGGGGCGGTTGATCCGGCGCACCACCGACCGGGGCGTCGTGGCGGTGCTCGACCCCCGACTCGTCACGGCACGCTACGGGTCGTTCCTCGCCGCCTCGCTGCCTCCGCTGTGGCGCACGACCGACCGCGACGCCGTGCTCGGGGCCCTGCGTCGGCTCGACGACTGA
- a CDS encoding type 1 glutamine amidotransferase: MNDASTNPGPTPADRPLQVHVLADDTDRSGGYVTERLREHGAELTWIDRDTIDSPWSATGVDLVLSLGSERSAHEPRWAHVVEAESDVVRVALGSGVPVMAICYGAQLVARALGGTSYRGDGAEIGWRRVDTLDEVLCPEGPWGQFHQDVLSPPPTARVIGSSWFGPQCFVDEAFGARVIAWQFHPEVTPETFSRWVDESADLVRVSGSEPSELKRQALANATRSRLAAFALVDAALDHLGVSVPRPV; this comes from the coding sequence ATGAACGACGCCTCCACCAACCCGGGCCCGACGCCGGCGGACCGCCCTCTGCAGGTCCACGTGCTGGCCGATGACACCGACCGCTCCGGTGGCTACGTCACGGAGCGGCTGCGGGAGCACGGCGCCGAGCTGACCTGGATCGACCGCGACACGATCGACTCCCCGTGGTCGGCGACCGGTGTCGACCTGGTCCTCAGCCTCGGCTCGGAGCGCTCGGCGCACGAGCCCCGCTGGGCCCACGTGGTGGAGGCGGAGTCCGACGTCGTGCGGGTGGCGCTCGGGTCGGGCGTCCCCGTGATGGCCATCTGCTACGGCGCCCAGCTCGTGGCCCGTGCCCTCGGCGGCACGTCGTACCGCGGCGACGGTGCCGAGATCGGGTGGCGCCGCGTCGACACGCTCGACGAGGTCCTCTGCCCCGAGGGGCCGTGGGGCCAGTTCCACCAGGACGTGCTGAGCCCGCCGCCCACGGCGCGCGTGATCGGCAGCTCGTGGTTCGGCCCGCAGTGCTTCGTCGACGAGGCCTTCGGCGCCCGCGTGATCGCCTGGCAGTTCCACCCCGAGGTGACTCCGGAGACCTTCAGCCGCTGGGTCGACGAGAGCGCCGACCTCGTGCGGGTGAGCGGGTCGGAGCCCAGCGAGCTGAAGCGTCAGGCGCTCGCGAACGCGACGCGCAGCCGTCTCGCCGCGTTCGCGCTCGTCGACGCCGCGCTCGACCACCTCGGCGTGTCGGTGCCCCGCCCCGTGTGA
- a CDS encoding vitamin B12-dependent ribonucleotide reductase — MTETVDGSTGRAQSGKTRGSKAGKGLSIQRVYTTEGVHPYDAVTWERRDVVQTNWKTGETVFEQRGVEFPDFWSVNASTIVTTKYFRGAVGSPEREQSLRQLLDRVVLTYTAAGKEHGYFATDADAEVFEHELTHMLLHQVFSFNSPVWFNVGTSSPQQVSACFILAVDDSMDSILNWYREEGLIFKGGSGAGLNLSRIRSSKELLRSSGGTASGPVSFMRGADASAGTIKSGGATRRAAKMVVLDIDHPDIVEFVETKEREEEKIRVLRDAGFDMDLGGDDITSVQYQNANNSIRVDDAFMRAVEENTSYGLRARTSGEVIEEIDANELWGKVAKAAWACADPGIQYDSTINDWHTTPETGRITASNPCSEYMHLDNSSCNLASLNLMKFLSEDGTTFDVEKFVKSVELIITAMDISICFADFPTEAIGDTTRAYRQLGIGYANLGAMLMASGLAYDSEGGRALAASITSLMTGTSYRRSAELAGVVGAYDGFKQNATPHTRVMRKHLAANDDIRTLHSMDIAVQREATKQWADNLKIGEKNGWRNAQASVLAPTGTIGFMMDCDTTGIEPDFSLVKFKKLVGGGSMQVVNQTVPIALKKLGYTGETIEAIMEFIAEKGHVVDAPGLKPEHYEVFDCAVGDRAIKPMGHVRMMAAAQPFLSGAISKTVNMPETSTVEEIADVYFQGWKLGLKALAVYRDNCKVGQPLSSQKSQDDKTSAKAAEGAAEVKTVVVEKPIRRRLPKSRQSITTSFSVGGAEGYMTSGAHENGELGELFLKLGKQGSTLAGVMDAFSIAVSIGLQYGVPLETFVQKFTNLKFEPAGLTDDSDVRMAQSIMDYVFRRLALDYIDFDTRSAMGIHSAEERQRYLDTGSHQPISKGTTAAELVETEPETLKEAATAEAATSPVADDVTAEQAQADTAKPAPKTAHTSAELLEAITGSAVDSPLCMTCGTKMRPAGSCHVCEGCGSTSGCS, encoded by the coding sequence ATGACGGAGACGGTCGACGGATCGACGGGCCGGGCACAGTCCGGCAAGACGCGCGGGAGCAAGGCCGGCAAGGGCCTGAGCATCCAGCGCGTGTACACGACCGAGGGCGTGCACCCGTACGACGCCGTGACGTGGGAGCGTCGCGACGTCGTGCAGACCAACTGGAAGACCGGCGAGACGGTCTTCGAGCAGCGCGGTGTGGAGTTCCCCGACTTCTGGAGCGTCAACGCCTCCACGATCGTCACCACCAAGTACTTCCGCGGCGCCGTGGGCTCGCCCGAGCGTGAGCAGAGCCTGCGCCAGCTGCTCGACCGCGTCGTGCTCACGTACACCGCGGCCGGCAAGGAGCACGGCTACTTCGCCACCGACGCCGACGCCGAGGTCTTCGAGCACGAGCTGACGCACATGCTGCTGCACCAGGTGTTCAGCTTCAACAGCCCCGTGTGGTTCAACGTCGGCACGTCGAGCCCGCAGCAGGTCAGCGCGTGCTTCATCCTCGCCGTCGACGACTCGATGGACTCGATCCTCAACTGGTACCGCGAGGAGGGCCTGATCTTCAAGGGCGGCTCCGGTGCCGGCCTCAACCTGTCGCGCATTCGTTCGTCCAAGGAGCTGCTGCGCTCCTCCGGCGGCACCGCGTCGGGCCCCGTCTCCTTCATGCGCGGCGCCGACGCGTCCGCCGGCACCATCAAGTCCGGTGGCGCCACGCGTCGTGCGGCCAAGATGGTCGTGCTCGACATCGACCACCCCGACATCGTCGAGTTCGTCGAGACCAAGGAGCGCGAGGAGGAGAAGATCCGCGTCCTGCGCGACGCCGGCTTCGACATGGACCTCGGTGGCGACGACATCACCAGCGTCCAGTACCAGAACGCCAACAACTCGATCCGTGTCGACGACGCCTTCATGCGCGCCGTCGAGGAGAACACCTCCTACGGCCTGCGTGCCCGCACCAGCGGCGAGGTGATCGAGGAGATCGACGCCAACGAGCTGTGGGGCAAGGTCGCCAAGGCCGCCTGGGCCTGCGCCGACCCGGGCATCCAGTACGACTCGACGATCAACGACTGGCACACCACGCCGGAGACGGGCCGCATCACCGCGTCCAACCCGTGCTCGGAGTACATGCACCTGGACAACTCCAGCTGCAACCTGGCCAGCCTCAACCTGATGAAGTTCCTGTCCGAGGACGGCACGACGTTCGACGTCGAGAAGTTCGTCAAGAGCGTCGAGCTGATCATCACCGCGATGGACATCAGCATCTGCTTCGCCGACTTCCCGACCGAGGCGATCGGCGACACCACGCGCGCCTACCGCCAGCTGGGCATCGGCTACGCCAACCTCGGCGCGATGCTCATGGCCTCGGGCCTGGCGTACGACTCCGAGGGTGGCCGCGCGCTGGCCGCCTCGATCACGTCGCTCATGACGGGCACCTCCTACCGTCGCTCGGCCGAGCTGGCCGGCGTCGTCGGTGCGTACGACGGCTTCAAGCAGAACGCCACGCCGCACACGCGGGTCATGCGCAAGCACCTCGCCGCCAACGACGACATCCGCACGCTGCACTCGATGGACATCGCCGTGCAGCGCGAGGCCACCAAGCAGTGGGCCGACAACCTGAAGATCGGCGAGAAGAACGGCTGGCGCAACGCCCAGGCGTCCGTCCTCGCGCCCACCGGCACCATCGGCTTCATGATGGACTGCGACACCACCGGCATCGAGCCGGACTTCTCGCTGGTCAAGTTCAAGAAGCTCGTCGGTGGCGGCTCGATGCAGGTCGTCAACCAGACGGTCCCGATCGCGCTCAAGAAGCTCGGCTACACCGGCGAGACCATCGAGGCGATCATGGAGTTCATCGCCGAGAAGGGTCACGTCGTCGACGCCCCCGGCCTGAAGCCCGAGCACTACGAGGTCTTCGACTGCGCCGTGGGTGACCGGGCCATCAAGCCCATGGGTCACGTGCGGATGATGGCGGCGGCCCAGCCGTTCCTGTCCGGCGCCATCTCCAAGACGGTCAACATGCCCGAGACCTCCACGGTCGAGGAGATCGCCGACGTCTACTTCCAGGGCTGGAAGCTCGGCCTGAAGGCTCTCGCGGTCTACCGCGACAACTGCAAGGTCGGCCAGCCGCTGTCCTCGCAGAAGAGCCAGGACGACAAGACGTCGGCCAAGGCTGCCGAGGGTGCGGCCGAGGTCAAGACGGTCGTCGTCGAGAAGCCGATCCGTCGTCGTCTGCCGAAGTCGCGCCAGTCGATCACCACGTCGTTCAGCGTCGGCGGTGCCGAGGGCTACATGACCTCCGGTGCGCACGAGAACGGCGAGCTGGGCGAGCTGTTCCTCAAGCTGGGCAAGCAGGGCTCGACGCTGGCCGGCGTGATGGACGCCTTCTCGATCGCCGTGTCGATCGGTCTGCAGTACGGCGTGCCGCTCGAGACGTTCGTGCAGAAGTTCACGAACCTCAAGTTCGAGCCGGCGGGCCTGACCGACGACTCCGACGTCCGCATGGCGCAGTCGATCATGGACTACGTCTTCCGCCGCCTGGCGCTGGACTACATCGACTTCGACACGCGCTCGGCGATGGGCATCCACTCGGCCGAGGAGCGTCAGCGCTACCTCGACACGGGCAGCCACCAGCCGATCAGCAAGGGCACGACGGCCGCCGAGCTCGTCGAGACCGAGCCGGAGACGCTGAAGGAGGCCGCGACCGCCGAGGCCGCGACCTCGCCCGTCGCCGACGACGTGACCGCCGAGCAGGCCCAGGCCGACACGGCCAAGCCTGCTCCGAAGACGGCCCACACGTCGGCCGAGCTCCTCGAGGCCATCACCGGCTCCGCGGTCGACTCGCCCCTGTGCATGACCTGCGGCACCAAGATGCGCCCCGCCGGCTCCTGCCACGTCTGTGAGGGCTGCGGCAGCACCAGCGGCTGCAGCTGA
- a CDS encoding VOC family protein, which produces MTMRLNPYLNFRDESREALEFYQSVFGGTIEAMTFGEGGMSDDPAVVDLLMHGHLVTDAGFDLMASDTPPGGDQPSMGTAINVTLNGDDPRIRDYWAGLSEGAEIVAPLERAPWGDEFGLLNDRFGVAWLVNLAASQ; this is translated from the coding sequence ATGACCATGCGACTGAACCCGTACCTGAACTTCCGCGACGAGTCCCGCGAGGCGCTCGAGTTCTACCAGTCCGTCTTCGGCGGGACGATCGAGGCGATGACCTTCGGCGAGGGCGGAATGTCCGACGACCCAGCCGTTGTCGACCTGCTGATGCACGGGCACCTTGTCACCGACGCCGGCTTCGACCTGATGGCCTCCGACACTCCCCCGGGCGGCGACCAGCCGTCGATGGGCACGGCCATCAACGTCACCCTCAACGGCGACGATCCCCGCATCCGCGACTACTGGGCCGGACTCAGCGAGGGCGCCGAGATCGTGGCACCGCTCGAGCGTGCACCGTGGGGCGACGAGTTCGGCCTGCTGAACGACCGCTTCGGCGTGGCCTGGCTGGTCAACCTCGCCGCGAGCCAGTAG
- the nrdR gene encoding transcriptional regulator NrdR has translation MHCPFCKNPDTRVLDSRVAEEGGAIRRRRVCGACEKRFTTIEQMQLTVLKRSGATEPFNRDKAISGVRKACKGRPVSDDDLARLGQQVEDALRESGAAEIAAHEVGLAILDPLKSLDEVAYLRFASVYKAFDSVDDFAAEIAVLMARAADGELAEHTARQLP, from the coding sequence GTGCACTGTCCGTTCTGCAAGAACCCCGACACCCGCGTGCTCGACTCCCGGGTGGCCGAGGAGGGCGGCGCCATCCGGCGTCGTCGGGTCTGCGGAGCGTGCGAGAAGCGCTTCACGACCATCGAGCAGATGCAGCTGACGGTCCTCAAGCGGTCGGGGGCCACCGAGCCCTTCAACCGCGACAAGGCCATCTCGGGCGTCCGCAAGGCCTGCAAGGGCCGTCCGGTCTCCGACGACGACCTCGCACGCCTCGGCCAGCAGGTCGAGGACGCACTGCGCGAGAGCGGGGCGGCCGAGATCGCGGCCCACGAGGTCGGCCTGGCCATCCTCGACCCGCTCAAGAGCCTCGACGAGGTGGCGTACCTGCGCTTCGCGAGTGTCTACAAGGCGTTCGACTCGGTGGACGACTTCGCCGCCGAGATCGCCGTCCTCATGGCCCGCGCCGCAGACGGCGAGCTGGCCGAGCACACCGCACGACAGCTTCCCTGA